Proteins encoded in a region of the Rhinopithecus roxellana mitochondrion, complete genome genome:
- the ND2 gene encoding NADH dehydrogenase subunit 2 (TAA stop codon is completed by the addition of 3' A residues to the mRNA) has translation MNPLAQLVIYSTMIMGTLITSLSSHWFLAWAGLEMNMLAFTSILIKKANPRSTEAATKYFLMQSTASMILMMAITLNNLFPGQWIMMNNPNQLTSLIMMVALVMKLGMTPFHFWIPEVTQGTPLIPGLLLLTWQKLAPILIMYQIYPSINTNILMTLSTLSIMAGSWGGLNQTQLRKILAYSSITHMGWMMMTLVYNPNITAFYLLIYIIMTSTMFMALNLSSNTTTLMLSRAWNKLTWLMPLMSVTLLSMGGLPPLTGFLPKWITIQELTKNNNFIMPSVMIIMTLLNLYFYLRLIYITSMTLLPTSNNTKMKWQFENTKPTPLMSPLIVLTTLLLPMSPTILTMF, from the coding sequence ATTAACCCACTAGCTCAACTCGTTATTTACTCTACAATAATCATAGGCACCCTTATTACATCACTAAGCTCCCACTGATTTCTTGCCTGAGCGGGCCTAGAGATAAATATACTAGCTTTCACCTCCATCTTAATTAAAAAAGCGAACCCTCGCTCCACAGAAGCCGCCACCAAATATTTCCTCATACAATCCACCGCGTCTATAATTCTTATAATAGCAATTACATTAAATAACTTATTTCCAGGACAGTGGATCATAATAAATAACCCTAATCAACTAACATCCTTAATTATGATAGTAGCCCTAGTCATAAAATTAGGAATAACCCCCTTTCACTTCTGAATTCCAGAAGTCACCCAAGGAACACCCTTAATTCCTGGATTACTTCTCCTAACATGACAAAAACTAGCTCCCATTCTAATTATATATCAGATTTACCCATCAATTAACACAAACATTCTCATAACCCTATCAACCCTATCCATTATAGCAGGCAGCTGAGGAGGCCTTAACCAAACACAGCTACGTAAAATTCTAGCATATTCTTCAATCACACACATAGGCTGAATAATAATAACACTAGTATATAATCCAAACATTACAGCCTTCTATCTACTTATTTACATTATCATAACAAGCACTATATTTATAGCACTAAACCTAAGCTCAAATACTACAACCCTAATACTATCACGCGCCTGAAACAAACTAACCTGATTAATACCATTAATATCAGTTACCCTTCTATCAATAGGAGGCCTACCCCCACTAACCGGCTTCCTACCCAAATGAATTACTATTCAAGAACTTACAAAAAATAACAACTTTATTATACCCTCTGTCATAATTATTATAACCCTACTCAACCTATATTTCTACCTACGCCTAATTTATATTACTTCTATGACATTACTTCCCACATCTAATAATACAAAAATAAAATGACAATTCGAAAACACAAAACCCACACCCCTAATATCCCCGCTCATCGTCCTCACAACTCTTCTTCTACCAATATCCCCAACAATCTTAACTATATTCT
- the ND1 gene encoding NADH dehydrogenase subunit 1 (TAA stop codon is completed by the addition of 3' A residues to the mRNA) produces MFTVNLLLITLPIIAAMAFLTLTERKLLGYMQLRKGPNIVGPYGLLQPFADAMKLFTKEPLKPSTSTTTLYIIAPVLAFSIALLLWMPLPMPNPLINLNLGLLFILATSSLAVYSILWSGWASNSNYALIGALRAVAQTISYEVTLAIIMLSVLLMSGSFSLHALITTQEYTWLLLPSWPLAMMWFTSTLAETNRAPFDLTEGESELVSGFNIEYAAGPFALFFMAEYMNIIMMNALTAMIFLGTLYPIHSPELFTTCFVTKTLLLTSLFLWIRATYPRFRYDQLMHLLWKNFLPLTLALLMWHISTPIMISGIPPQN; encoded by the coding sequence ATGTTTACAGTAAACCTTCTACTTATTACTCTACCCATTATCGCTGCCATGGCATTTCTTACACTTACTGAACGAAAGCTACTAGGCTATATACAACTACGCAAAGGACCTAATATTGTAGGCCCTTATGGATTACTACAGCCCTTTGCTGATGCAATAAAACTCTTTACCAAAGAACCCTTAAAACCTTCAACCTCCACCACCACCCTATATATTATTGCACCAGTCCTAGCCTTTTCCATTGCCCTCCTCCTATGAATACCCCTACCTATACCTAACCCCCTAATTAATCTAAACCTAGGACTCCTATTCATTCTAGCTACATCTAGTCTAGCTGTTTATTCTATCTTATGATCAGGATGAGCATCAAACTCAAACTACGCATTAATCGGAGCACTACGAGCAGTTGCCCAAACAATTTCATATGAAGTAACTCTCGCCATCATTATACTATCAGTTTTACTAATAAGCGGCTCATTCAGTCTCCATGCACTTATTACAACACAAGAGTATACCTGACTTCTCCTACCATCATGACCCCTAGCCATAATATGATTCACCTCCACACTAGCAGAAACCAACCGAGCTCCTTTTGATCTCACAGAAGGAGAATCAGAATTAGTGTCGGGCTTTAATATTGAATATGCTGCAGGCCCATTTGCCCTATTTTTCATAGCCGAATATATAAATATTATTATAATAAATGCCCTAACAGCTATAATTTTTCTAGGGACATTATATCCCATCCATTCACCAGAACTATTTACAACATGCTTTGTTACAAAAACTCTCCTATTAACCTCCTTATTCCTATGAATTCGAGCAACCTACCCTCGATTCCGCTATGACCAACTTATACATTTACTATGAAAGAATTTTCTCCCTCTTACTCTAGCACTCCTCATATGACACATCTCAACCCCCATTATAATCTCTGGCATCCCCCCTCAAAACT